cacatggtgtctgaccctaaccctacacatggagtctgactctaaccctaaccctacacatggtgtctgactctaaccctaaccctacacatggtgtctgactctaaccctacacatggtgtctgaccctaaccctacacatggtgtctgactctaaccctacacatggtgtctgactctaaccctaacccttacacaTGGTatctgactctaaccctacacatggtgtctgactctaaccctaaccctacacatggtgtctgactctaaccctaaccctacacatggtatctgactctaaccctacacatggtgtctgactctaaccctacacatggtgtctgacTCTAAACCTACACATGGCCCAATGGTGTCTGATTCTCACCAGCAGGGCAGTGGGCTACATATGTGTTTCCCAGATGGTGGGTCACAACTCAAGACATAGGCTTTGTTTACCGTTTGGCTCATAGCACAACACAATTTGATTACTACCATATATGGACTAACAGTGGTCTGTGCACTGTAGGCTCTTTAGGGTTAACAACAGTGGGAGCATGTATGTCAGTGTAGTGCATTGTGGGTATATGCCCCATGGCCTTCTTCCGAAAGGTaccttctctcctcaccctcctcaccctgctTAGACCAGCTTCACATTGTTGCCATTTGGGGCCAAGATAAATCACAGCACCCCTGCCCTGGGGCTTGGAATAGCTCATTTCAGATaagaaggtcagaggtcacattCCTGACCAAGGTCGACTGTGTGTATGGCTATGCTAGCTGCCGGGCTAAATTAACAGGTTTGGGGTGGCGGGATGGCGGGTCCAGGGTCTTGGCCTCCGACTCAATCAGAATCAAAACACTACTGGAACTTGAGTTTGGTGTTCTGAAGTACTTGAGTTTGGTGTCTGCTTTTGGAGTGGACTTTCTCATGTAATAAATATTAAGGTTTAACATTGTGTGGTGAAAATGTGTATTGCTAACACACTATTGCATTCTAAACCACCATTAATGTGTCAAACATTTACGTGAACTATTTGATTTTATAAAGAAACAGCATGTTGGGAAGAGCATGGCCTTCAGCAAGTATGGTTGACCAACACTAACACACTTTAAACAGCCTGTATAATGACTGCATTTTCCCTGAACTTGGAAACTGGATCTGAGGTGTTTGTTCCAGTGTAACCattaacctctgacccctgaccctggaGTGGAatgggagacgagagagaggccCCGTGCGGGAGGTGGTCATCATTTGCACATGACAGGCAGGCAGTTAGGGGTTAAGACTAGGGAGGGGGGGGGTATAGTGGTTAAAGACAGGTCAAGTTCACACAGGGCCCAGATCCCGGGGGTGGGTATAGTGGTTAAAGACAGGTCAAGTTCACACAGGACAAAGCCCAGATCCCTTTCCCATGCCTTAGGTTTGAATATAtatgtttatacacacacacacattctcacctTGATGGTGTTGTGTGCAGTATTTAAATCATACATTGTCATTTTTACGACATCAACAAAATAAAACAGGCCTCCAATTCAGACATCCAGGAATGTTgcaaacaaaaacatgaacaacaCATGAAATGTGAAAAGTCACTAACACCTCCTTCCCAATTTGAGGACAGGTATCCAGGCAGCATAACCTGAACAAAGCGATACCAGGTTATCCTTATAGGTTTCTATGGTTGTCCTCGTCTATTTGATCCTGACGATAGACAGTGCTGCAGTGTGATCAGTCAGGGTCATGCTATcgccctgtctctttctctctcatgtagTTATAGGCTTTGGCAGCTGGTGGTGCTGTAAGACTTTGAGTCCTCTAATGGCTCCTCAGTAACAAGGTtagtgtgatagagagagtgacagagaaagagtgtgacagagagagagagcgagagtgtgtgacagtgtgacagagagagtgtgtgtgtgttcaccgcTGCAGCACCCTTTGATAGGCAAGGTGGAGAGAATAGGTGTGTTTGATACAAAACCCCAATGCAGACCCACACTGAGAGAGGACTGACATGTTTTCAATCAACTCTTTATTCTAGGGGTTACAAAGGgaaatgtgcagttgcaaaagtAGACTGCCTGAAACCAATACATGTACATATATactcccagacacacactgcTAGACATACACTGCGTTAGGGCAGCGTACTCGGGAGTGTGTGTCTGAACAGTCCGGGCCAATAGCAGTACAATAGCATGAGGTCTGCCACCAGGTCATTACTGTGAACAGGATTAATTGGGCTTCCTGCGAGGCCGCACAGCCAGCAGCTCCGTTATGATTCCACTAGGTAAATATTTGCCTGCGCTAACCTCGCTAGCGGCCATAATGATTCTACGCGTgtctgtgtcaatgtgtgtgtgtgtgtgtctgtgtgctctgcAGCGagcccccgtctctcccctctcactcgcGGCTCGGCGGAGAGAGTTTGATCAATAACGCGTCCTTCATCCTGAAGTCAGACCTGACCTTGGCAGCCTTTTGTCTCCTAGCAGAGGCCAGAGTGGCATGTATAGGGTGGAAAACAAGGCCCTGCAAAGTCTCCCTCCCCCCAAACCACCACAAGCAGTTGAATCCTAATGAATCATATATTCATCACGTTCTACTCAGCATAATGAACTGACGTCACGTTTGGTTTGAACACATTGGCTAAACTACTAGTACAGATGACCTAAATGGGTTAAACATCCACATCTTTCCACACGTTATGCATGGTGTTTCAGGAGGTAGGCAGCAGGAATCAACTGAGGGGAGGGTAACGAGACAACTCATTGAGAACAAAAGCATCTATCCATCTTGTAGTTATGAGGGGTTCATGTGTTTGAGGAGTAAAGaaacctgtgtgtgagtgtgctgaaagagagatactttgtGTGCGGGTCGTGAGAAATCCAATCACCTGCCACACTAGACAGAACACcaacaggctgtatcacattcaGTAATCACACCTCCCATTAACCATCTATCCACTACCAGAGGCAAACGGGTAGCTACTATGACAAATCTGTTTACATGTTAATAGAATCTGACATAGCCTTCAGGAGGGACCATTTGTGAACAGGCATCACTGTTTTGTTTCTCCATAATGGCTGGTTTTGATTGGTAATTGAGAAAATGCCAGAAGTCAATTGGCCATGCTCAGACTCCACCCACACATTAAACCAATCATGATTATGACTTATAATACACCGTATAGACTGATAGTGATGAATGCAGCCCTTCAGGTCAGTGTATCCTGTATAATCTGTCTGATAACACTGAAGGAGAATGAGACATAAGTTATATTGTGAATGAATGCCTTGCCGTATCATGTGCCCAGTGCTTTATATGGTCTCCATGTTATTGGAAGCTGGCAGGGCTCAAGAGGACACAGTGAATTAATTACGAGATTGAAGCTGAAATACACTCCATCAGTATGGCTTTAAGCTTCGTCATCATATAGGACTGACTGGAGAATATTATCTAGAAGAATCACTGCTCATGTTCAACCAGCCTCCACAGGTCAGGTTGGAAAGTCTATATTCCTTATATATTTTCATTATATAAAATGAAAATACTTCAAAACTCAAGTAGGGGAGTATACAGATGTACTATATACTGATACTTCAATATATAAGTATACAATATATGGGCATAatcttttacaattatgttagtgTCATCATTAGACAAAAGAAAGGCAAGCTTTTGCTCTAAATTTAGGTGGGGAAAAACAGACTCTAGGAACAAAATTAAACTTCCAAAAACATGTATTGGATTGTTCTCctttttacaaaaaaataaacactcCAGCTCAGAGACATTAAACAATACGAAAAACAATGTTCTCATATAACATAATCAACTGGAACAACATCCGGgataagaaaaaagaaaaaagggaCAAATCCTCTGCATCACATCTTCCTCTTCTGGGTGCTGATGTATAACACTAAGGAAGGAAATAGGAAATAATTAGTACAGACAAGAAAGGTGAAAACTTAAAATGGCATGTAGATACAAAACCAGATAATATTATACCAGATATCACGCTGACTTCTGTAACTACCAACAGGGTGAAGCGCGAGGCTATACTTCTCTGCTGTTGTCACCACCCATGAAGATACTCCGATTTTTTGCGAGTGCAAGATCTTGTATCGTGCTCATCTTGCAATATCTACGGTACATCCTGCTGTCTGTGGCAACGTCATATATCGGAAAGTCTCAGTTAATTACGAGTCATATCTGCCGTGTTcacgtgctagtcggaactaggaaactgacATTTCCGACTTGTTAACTGGTTGAAGTTATACACATGCCGcgttcaaccagttagcaagtcggaaATTTCAGTTTCATAGTTCCGACTAGCATGTGAAAAGGGCAATCATCAAAAATAAGTAATTACTAAAATAAATGGGAAGGAGTAATACACTATTCTCCATAGCTATTCAATATCATGTTGACTTCTACACAAGTGCCACCAAGTAGTTAGAAAAAGCAAGTGTCTGGTTCTGGAGCTCTTACCATTGTTTCCTCTCAGGAAGGCATCACCATACTTGTTCTTCAGCTGGCCATTGACATACTCCTCTGTCTGCTCCACTGCAATGTTCATATAGCCATCCAGACAGGCTAGGACACCTATAGAAAAGGCACAAACTAATGTCAAGGGCACAGACAGGCACAGTCTATGGGCAATGCATCTTTAAACATCAGATCAGGCATAGAAGTCAAATGCATTCTGTGTGGAGTAAGGATAGCACCAATAGTACtgtaacacaaacaaacatttgcTGCTACTCTTATTATcgatcctgatgcctagtcactttaccgccttcatgtacatatctacctcaaaccTCTGCATTGTTCTGGTACTCTCTGCATAGTGTTATTCTTGTATTATTtcattctgcattgttgggaagggctcctAAGCAAGagtttcacagtaaagtctacaccaattgtatttggcgcatgtgacaaataaaatgcagTTCTTGGTTAACAGGCAGTCTAGAAATATCACATACTGGCCAACTAGGTGATGACTTATAGAAGGTGCAGTGTTACCTCTGTAATCCACGCCAGAGTTGAGCTTGACCACAACTGGTCTGCCAATGATCTGCTTCAGAAAGTCACTGGGGGTCTGCTTTCTGAGACTCATGATTCTGTCTGGAAGAGGGACATAGAGGAACAATAACTATGTATCATTTTGTATGATTCAAAATGCATAGGAAACGTTGCATCAGATCTGTATCCTACTAACATGGAGAAGATGCTAAATAGCTGTATTAGCAGGATGCACATTATGAAAACTGCATACTTGCCAATGTAGGAGGCTAAATAGCTTGCTAAtgaacaggtagctagctagttagcttatCAGCAAAACACAGAAATGACTGCGCTAGCTGGGCTAATGTGGCTAACAGGCCTAGCTATAAGTTAGCCTGCTGAAAAGCCACATTGAATCAGTCTTCATGGACAAAACGGCATATGCTAGTAGCATAACATTTCACGGTACTGAAAATAGAATTACGTATCGAATCGAACTTAACTATGTTAGGCATCTACCGAATTAGCATTAGCTTGTTAGCAATCTAGCTACCCACCTGTACTTCACGTTCGTAGCTAGAATAATTTCTGTTGTGTTTTGGCTGTGAGAACAGCAGCCAATCAGCTACTTTTACCGAGCTCTGGTGTACGGTATCCAATAAAGGACAAATATCTATCTTCAAAACCACGTTTTGGATTACTCACTATTCTTGAGGGTATcatatttaaaatattttttgaaaacTCTCATCAAGCAATTAAATGAATAGGTGGATATTTTATTGTATGAGTGAGATAAGGTGAAAGCTTTTATTAATTTGCATGCATTAAACAGTCTACTAGGCCTTCTGTCTAATCTGCATATCAGAATAAATTATTTCGAAATACAGGTTTAAAGTTTTTTTACTGTCATTTGAACCACTTCATGGAGACAGCACTATTATGTAGATACATTATATATAGTTTAAATACCTGTATTTCCATTGCATTACCTTGTAATGCTATGCCCCGTGATAATGACCGTCTGACATGCAGGGCATTATGCTTTCATTGCCACTTATAGCCACTTCATTAAAAATGCATGAGCATAGTAGCTGCAACCACTAACCACTATTTGATTCATACACATCCATTTTATCTCACCATCACCAATAGAATAATGCTCATCATAGGATGGTGCAATACACTCAGAATTGCTCTATTGGAAGTGGAGGATTCCCATTCTGTTGATAATGTTTTCAGATCCCTGTGATTTTTTTCCTGTATAACGTACATTATCACTCACGAAGATAAAGTATGTCATCTGATAACCCAGAGATGCTGGGGTGTGAGTCGTGACCCCAAAACCACACAGGTTTGGAGGTATATGAGAAATGAGTTTGTgaaagaagaagaaggatgggggTATAtggtggagaaaggaggaggaagagcgagcgttgggctgtgtgtgtgtgtgtgtgtgtgtgtgtgtatattgtgtgtgtgtgtgtgtgtgtgtatattgggagagaggcagaggagagagcatgggctgtgtatgtgtgtgtgtgtgtgtgtgtgtatttgggagagaggcagaggagagagcatgggctgtgtgtgtgtgtgtgtgtgtgtgtgtgtgtgtgtgtgtgtgtgtgtgtgtgtgtgtgtgtattgggagagaggcagagaaaaatgtacagatgaggagagagcatggactgtatgtgtgtgtgtgtgtgtgtgtgcacatgtgtattgggagag
This sequence is a window from Oncorhynchus tshawytscha isolate Ot180627B linkage group LG34, Otsh_v2.0, whole genome shotgun sequence. Protein-coding genes within it:
- the LOC112261280 gene encoding U6 snRNA-associated Sm-like protein LSm6; translated protein: MSLRKQTPSDFLKQIIGRPVVVKLNSGVDYRGVLACLDGYMNIAVEQTEEYVNGQLKNKYGDAFLRGNNVLYISTQKRKM